Proteins co-encoded in one Waddlia chondrophila WSU 86-1044 genomic window:
- a CDS encoding DUF3638 domain-containing protein, whose amino-acid sequence MSSFQSDFRACSHKYENHLSVGSENKQWDFAIGVKKGVVLSSDRSEGRSIIQQVSEDALFHLSGARKRNAQILITSIEEKEVVPGYEPIAEPEDGSVEKDEEILKKRIKVRVIHYQLCVDGKVEKHRTDEPRITNSVVKESNNHRVLLERFSRYDKNEEGAFARIKRALIQFFAQLFEPFESLSQLWEELCGRSEKEMVCDINLLAEVTGRPMTAEPLTLSQSLKYMIKLLSREKEVTADEKLHNRLKNALAISRKTKQLRKKFKRKDFGKLVKRVQADIRALPSDGSDKLLIPVGYKQDGKLIEMLLEVGKTGEKTCSVALISQSKETLGLFDREEGVETLSRSLKREIHDVNISELQARIPIFMEMQTTPELLKFEEAGNVFLQQIHFPNSTVAVSKATEKTIDRSSSGHVSEIMSYVKSELLSDGDVADAKRFETAARLRFFLDFCQRDKLWLRDPASRELVRTTAYQLIDIVETNRRELIGDELLEQGLEMTKISHELERVLALFDETLPRTPDLSKKVALQTGLGKIDVEAAVETPELEDIPMIADPFKEVDPPFTGFDPGKPVDSINAFAKRCEQLMEIGEIKRASYEAQTMVKALPPPGDALWNEIDPKAEEILQAFQTMGVAITKQSLQESHSSFNEALTLSMLNLYAYGIISRKYPGKKEGLSVLAFKARKNLTELSNSRISLQDKARITQFDEIMKDAEIQEGHIYKLKGDYEAILEGISQPLLNLCEYSAIAAGDLLYKTIQGKNVWNDSINYEEIDFETSQRVRSQLRGKEPLDFSLDFNWNGLPYTRCEGVSEWKRDVSKFDSKISYTAPSYAKNVAEELANRYTTELCPLGCSKDNCENYGDTSGDPKEARKGHQYFPLYMLYHFTGEYCENLLAERKLTPDQVRDLLLLQQTNRRADNLCSSHHKERGSRVGNHFHYTDGFTEDDRRAQVISSLNIYLKHPNFFKIPSLRWFFETKLFNHHAFELLLSKENYEEHKPFLISTIKLLNREVSLAQINQEMETAAYLVYLLGNIKDIIVEASSLNPDEKKLLSNLITVNPEKTIIQWMIDSIGQTSKREEKKQKSLLPYVVNHYLELYNKNSDHTDQDFNLMAYAMERFQFLYEPGDSVDPKLKESFELLKCVMMPKLRARAEKDDGSKFINGLILRFNPEIAGKKLDWKESQFPIYEASDAESRTYQFNLETGMIYAGGERIERLPSFLKEEPEIVELYGSKLNDAWQIKGSPNLEDEQFRVTAYSHEKFPGQRIVLRQKVDKEGIPLDGKPEVVIERMIEENSVSKWVSHHRFESQDKIAKGELLTGSDLPPKVAAIIGERSCWVDRELDRIYVFDQEDSNPYATIFLGRDEGGGPLQIKEFRFADSNQLLAISGRNLIQYSSIEDKDFILTAGSSGVVKRLEYPRLELASSGARLSYKITENGAVSSSFPGWTLAPLGLRPGIRRPIDRVVPLPETFDHFQLLQKDGAQKVLIPSRQFKQLRNRIGESIPKYQSVCPEGFEPSAVYEFTVNTETNRLQAQSADAYAYLAYACFTHKDYESAKYYLEKAETSTGYSPKYNELFDWIGKWPDNSPNGKAIKLHAAIFQDKIFEDHRLENIRRGGKKEEFEEPVQRMERLVELYHSYRTSLKDREIGLSGSDPGLDLTPDSELRALKLTREFIRANAETFVLQPKVEETKFVRALQNVEEIDLREPSEEEFFDYDLDALYLWACIGSSENIPEVTFGRPEWVLDHFGYVFDQLMTLDPESVEFKQLVEKVRFISLNPPSEKLSPFAGDAIKIGQSYLLRVAELAKEGKLEKLKNVVNGKFPKIKGSASTREKRFDNANNLAALLFDIDESTSAKAKKSLEERIGNVEDRMSEVMEAIVKDGEHSFAEKMVVSKIARTEFESQLKMLRRMVKCCEDYDRRVEKIKQKNESLLLPSFEEEYQRVANEQLYGSGSHQTIQRIGSILQVLKEVEISSGEVEISSGEEKMQKREVSDVEELPQKTVGDVYGELFENPPDDLKDAVESLLKGEIELYTQKAAQKKEIEKLEKLIGETPEPEKIKKVVTPEEGKHAILGDARLHDYQRYYTVSSIDPSEISEEVFDRLAKSGEKAVKRLADVYRKDMRAYKADLRAIKITRGQAKKLRAHLVDQKEELESRKSRLRKDLLQQVERFNTPAGTLMMRRLTGKAAKPNLDYLINLWRRGELTKQPWDENPLKQLGIGRMEEAELVKLDVLITSYLDVSTTLQHMDNVVHSVDAYIATCGSRSSNEGDQQIAQALVQSLEAKRNYTLFVPKRAITITDLAMVLHVSDIKKHLETQLDGKESRLAGQLRKLDPVKNKEDIIDLFANPDHHKVLREILEEDKGLTNLVLSKGSDPDFRNLLFMEHTDRIILRSEQISTIREMIDDPNAARQLIMGAGKSKVLSPLLAYGKATGTNLVMLMLPEALYETNCRDLDATNRELFGQKIFRFEFNRHSDRSVEALQETYIQLLETVRNKGFVPTTKSSMLSFRNAYFELLNQLSQIPLEQRYIQEEKISEIMGQLRIMSKIMKLFHDRTDVLADEIDACLDVRKEVNFALGEPQKINPTIYQTGSELMEILLNADEGTPLGELKTALLNNTNASIPPERLHELMKALGGAYYDENGEALGKIGRNEFIQYLFDDDSLKGEIPQFIRSLEAQNPEMYQKVAAAKAFLHRGYGNTLSRIGNVNYGRDPGSIWTIPYKASMAPSVGSEFDDTVERISFTLQDYVLYGVSYEQVYKAVAALHNMAIQQLRAANIDQTINIDETDAGKEFKELMKKLDLEGVFGKDPSLAAFAAEEKVEALKNVINQSPLGRLSFASRYVLSEMTQAPNRVNSVSNDAPAMVRSFSGFTGTPWNLHTFHDKIQAERSPGTDGRTWALLLERNVKVKTFVYDPKKPMESLIDGAGIVSEHYQATIDTGAYLRGQTNVDYVTACLKKAEAEGLEGQSGVYFDESGKIVKKMGSEGKPLPIEVAEQGDLMQCHTLYDQAHTVGADIKQGRKAKAIVTVGETTFVRDLFQAVWRLRQLHEEQDIDIVVSEDVKKLILGDEDNRDLTIEDILAFCLTNEARRESEDNFRAEKGKIQGRPSQEILKSCAEIIVDEKNSDDDIHRIASVLGRALTKRRPQDEIFDEYAQVRIQEDPSKILEKTRENTAQKAQEMAEALGKKASSKLAGQLKKISKEIRDRKDPPSDWMPDQIDSAAVEGGQQVEVEAVAEVEMEQMVQLDAEVKGEVAIQAEKVIQAGKPVSEGSGGTVSPVTKDNLIDLSLRGFVSGNLRQMSATIGAFDPEIYVSSGVERQMVKSDHAEKYQVENSLDFDRVANTIFYTYRKTVNDVVIVKGQKGWRMIIPTIHEAQSGCRTFIREANKKGWQAVQVNIGTAKPNIVFKTGDDRSDVLPFTEEEDLQKFYRLYVQAKFFNGEINYGSEEEKEALRGWLRDKGPEDCQRLFETKILPAKPQRYTKNYTESDLYKIFEELTG is encoded by the coding sequence AATCATTTATCCGTAGGTTCTGAAAATAAACAGTGGGATTTTGCAATTGGTGTAAAAAAAGGGGTGGTTTTATCTTCTGATCGCTCGGAGGGGCGGAGTATCATCCAGCAAGTATCAGAAGATGCTCTGTTTCATTTGTCAGGAGCAAGGAAGAGAAATGCGCAAATTTTGATTACCTCAATTGAGGAAAAAGAGGTCGTTCCCGGCTACGAGCCAATAGCTGAGCCGGAAGATGGTTCGGTTGAGAAGGACGAGGAGATATTGAAGAAGCGCATTAAAGTTAGAGTGATTCATTATCAACTTTGTGTGGATGGGAAAGTTGAAAAGCATCGTACAGACGAACCAAGGATTACAAATTCAGTTGTTAAGGAATCGAATAACCATCGCGTTCTTTTGGAAAGATTTTCCCGCTATGACAAAAATGAAGAGGGAGCTTTTGCACGCATTAAGCGCGCCCTAATTCAATTTTTTGCTCAATTATTTGAACCTTTTGAGTCTTTGTCTCAACTATGGGAGGAACTTTGCGGGAGAAGTGAAAAAGAGATGGTCTGCGATATCAATCTGTTGGCTGAAGTCACAGGCCGTCCGATGACAGCAGAGCCTTTAACCCTTTCTCAGTCGTTAAAGTACATGATCAAACTTCTCAGTCGCGAGAAAGAGGTGACAGCGGATGAAAAACTGCACAATCGCTTGAAAAACGCTCTGGCAATATCCAGGAAAACAAAACAGCTGCGAAAAAAATTCAAGAGAAAAGACTTTGGAAAGCTGGTGAAAAGAGTACAAGCAGATATTCGTGCGCTGCCAAGTGATGGGAGTGATAAATTACTGATTCCTGTTGGGTACAAACAGGATGGAAAATTGATTGAGATGTTGCTGGAGGTGGGGAAAACAGGTGAGAAAACATGCTCTGTTGCCTTGATTAGCCAGTCCAAAGAAACGCTTGGCCTGTTTGATCGTGAAGAGGGGGTGGAAACACTTTCGCGTTCATTGAAAAGAGAGATCCATGATGTCAACATTTCAGAGCTGCAAGCACGCATACCGATTTTTATGGAAATGCAAACGACTCCTGAACTTCTGAAATTTGAAGAGGCTGGAAATGTCTTTTTACAGCAGATCCATTTTCCAAACTCTACTGTGGCTGTGAGTAAGGCAACAGAGAAAACCATCGACAGATCTTCTTCAGGTCATGTATCGGAGATTATGTCGTATGTCAAAAGCGAGCTGTTGTCAGATGGAGATGTTGCAGATGCTAAGCGGTTTGAAACAGCTGCTCGCTTGCGGTTTTTTCTGGATTTTTGCCAAAGAGATAAATTGTGGTTAAGAGATCCGGCTTCTCGGGAGCTTGTGCGTACAACGGCTTATCAACTGATCGATATTGTTGAAACGAATCGACGAGAGTTGATTGGCGATGAGCTTTTGGAGCAAGGATTGGAAATGACAAAGATTTCTCATGAGTTGGAGAGGGTGTTGGCTTTATTTGATGAAACACTTCCAAGAACACCGGACTTGTCCAAAAAAGTCGCTTTGCAAACGGGATTGGGAAAGATAGACGTTGAAGCAGCTGTTGAGACGCCTGAGCTGGAAGATATCCCGATGATTGCAGATCCGTTTAAGGAAGTGGATCCTCCATTTACGGGATTTGATCCTGGTAAACCTGTAGATTCAATCAACGCATTTGCCAAGCGTTGTGAACAGTTAATGGAAATCGGAGAGATAAAAAGAGCGTCGTATGAAGCGCAAACCATGGTGAAGGCCCTGCCTCCTCCAGGAGATGCTTTATGGAATGAAATTGATCCAAAGGCTGAGGAGATCCTGCAAGCTTTTCAAACAATGGGCGTTGCCATTACTAAGCAGTCTTTGCAAGAGTCTCACTCTTCTTTTAATGAAGCTTTAACGCTATCGATGCTGAACCTTTATGCGTATGGAATCATTTCTCGGAAATATCCGGGTAAAAAAGAGGGACTTTCTGTTTTGGCATTTAAAGCGCGCAAGAACTTAACCGAGCTGTCAAACAGCCGCATTTCTTTACAGGATAAAGCCCGTATCACTCAGTTTGATGAGATCATGAAAGATGCAGAAATTCAGGAAGGGCATATTTACAAATTAAAAGGAGATTACGAGGCGATACTAGAAGGGATTTCGCAGCCGCTTCTGAACCTCTGTGAATATTCAGCGATTGCTGCAGGTGATTTGCTCTATAAAACTATCCAGGGTAAAAATGTATGGAATGATTCAATAAATTATGAGGAAATAGACTTTGAAACTTCTCAACGAGTCAGGTCTCAACTCAGAGGGAAGGAGCCTCTTGATTTCAGTCTGGATTTTAATTGGAACGGTTTACCATATACTCGATGTGAAGGGGTGTCTGAGTGGAAAAGAGATGTGAGTAAATTTGATTCTAAAATCTCATACACAGCTCCAAGTTATGCGAAAAATGTTGCCGAAGAGTTGGCGAATCGTTACACCACGGAATTGTGCCCTCTTGGATGCTCCAAAGATAATTGTGAAAATTATGGGGATACTTCTGGTGATCCTAAGGAAGCGCGGAAGGGGCACCAGTATTTTCCCTTGTATATGCTTTATCATTTCACAGGAGAGTATTGTGAGAATCTTCTTGCCGAAAGAAAGTTAACTCCTGATCAGGTGCGCGATCTGCTTCTCCTACAGCAAACTAATCGAAGAGCTGATAATTTGTGTTCTAGCCATCATAAAGAACGAGGCTCCCGAGTTGGAAACCACTTTCATTATACAGATGGGTTTACCGAGGATGACCGCCGCGCACAGGTGATCTCCTCATTAAACATCTATTTGAAACATCCCAATTTTTTTAAAATTCCTTCTCTTCGTTGGTTTTTTGAGACGAAGCTTTTCAATCATCATGCCTTCGAACTTCTTTTGAGCAAGGAAAACTATGAAGAACATAAACCTTTCTTAATTTCGACGATCAAATTATTGAATAGAGAAGTCAGTCTGGCTCAAATCAATCAAGAGATGGAAACAGCAGCTTATCTTGTTTATCTTCTTGGTAATATTAAAGATATTATTGTTGAAGCGTCTTCATTGAATCCAGATGAAAAAAAGCTGTTGTCGAACCTGATTACGGTAAATCCTGAAAAGACCATCATCCAGTGGATGATCGATTCCATCGGTCAAACCTCTAAAAGAGAGGAGAAGAAACAAAAAAGCCTTCTCCCTTACGTCGTTAATCACTATCTGGAACTGTATAATAAAAATTCAGATCATACAGATCAAGATTTTAATTTGATGGCATACGCAATGGAGCGTTTTCAATTTTTGTATGAACCAGGCGATTCCGTTGATCCGAAGTTGAAAGAGTCTTTTGAACTGCTTAAATGCGTGATGATGCCAAAACTAAGAGCGCGTGCAGAAAAAGATGATGGAAGTAAGTTCATCAACGGGTTAATTCTCAGATTTAACCCTGAAATTGCTGGAAAAAAATTAGATTGGAAAGAGAGCCAATTCCCCATTTACGAAGCTTCAGATGCAGAAAGCAGGACTTATCAATTCAATCTTGAAACAGGAATGATCTATGCAGGAGGGGAAAGAATTGAGCGGCTGCCTTCATTTCTTAAAGAAGAGCCTGAAATTGTCGAGCTGTATGGTTCGAAGTTAAATGATGCCTGGCAGATCAAAGGATCTCCTAATCTTGAGGATGAACAGTTTCGCGTGACAGCATATTCACACGAAAAATTCCCAGGGCAGCGCATTGTTCTCAGGCAAAAGGTCGATAAAGAAGGGATTCCTTTAGATGGAAAACCCGAAGTTGTGATTGAAAGAATGATAGAAGAAAATAGTGTTTCGAAGTGGGTGTCCCATCATCGTTTTGAAAGTCAAGATAAAATTGCCAAAGGGGAGTTGTTAACTGGTTCTGATCTTCCTCCTAAGGTGGCCGCAATCATTGGAGAGAGAAGCTGCTGGGTGGACAGAGAGTTGGATCGGATCTATGTGTTTGATCAAGAGGATTCGAATCCATATGCAACCATATTTCTTGGGAGGGATGAAGGAGGCGGCCCGCTTCAAATCAAAGAGTTTCGTTTTGCAGATTCTAATCAGCTTCTTGCTATTTCCGGAAGAAATCTTATTCAGTATTCCTCCATTGAAGATAAGGATTTCATTTTGACGGCAGGCTCTTCCGGAGTTGTCAAGCGCCTTGAATATCCCCGCTTAGAGCTTGCCAGCAGCGGAGCAAGACTATCCTACAAGATCACTGAAAATGGTGCTGTCTCTTCCTCTTTTCCTGGCTGGACTCTGGCTCCCTTGGGGCTTCGGCCCGGTATCAGGCGCCCAATCGACCGTGTTGTCCCTTTACCGGAGACTTTCGATCATTTCCAACTCCTCCAAAAGGATGGAGCTCAAAAAGTTCTGATCCCTTCCAGGCAATTTAAGCAGCTGCGCAACCGTATTGGCGAATCGATTCCAAAGTATCAATCTGTTTGTCCTGAAGGATTTGAACCAAGCGCTGTTTACGAGTTCACAGTGAACACTGAAACAAACCGCCTGCAGGCGCAAAGTGCCGATGCATACGCCTATTTAGCTTATGCCTGCTTCACTCACAAAGATTATGAAAGTGCAAAATATTATCTTGAAAAAGCAGAAACAAGCACAGGATATTCGCCTAAGTATAACGAGCTGTTCGATTGGATTGGAAAGTGGCCGGACAACAGTCCGAATGGAAAGGCAATTAAGCTTCACGCAGCCATTTTTCAAGATAAAATTTTTGAAGATCATCGATTGGAGAACATCAGAAGAGGAGGAAAGAAAGAGGAATTTGAAGAACCTGTTCAGAGGATGGAAAGGCTTGTGGAACTTTACCACAGCTACCGCACATCGTTGAAAGATCGCGAAATTGGATTATCCGGCTCCGATCCCGGCTTAGATTTAACTCCCGATTCAGAATTGAGAGCGCTGAAACTTACTAGGGAATTTATCAGGGCAAATGCCGAGACTTTCGTCCTACAACCCAAAGTTGAAGAGACTAAATTTGTGCGCGCTTTACAAAATGTTGAAGAAATTGATTTAAGAGAACCTTCAGAAGAGGAGTTTTTTGACTATGATCTCGATGCCCTTTACCTATGGGCTTGCATTGGATCGAGTGAAAATATTCCCGAGGTGACATTTGGACGTCCTGAATGGGTGCTTGATCATTTTGGTTATGTCTTTGATCAGCTGATGACCCTTGATCCGGAATCGGTGGAATTTAAACAGCTTGTGGAAAAGGTCCGTTTTATCTCTTTAAATCCTCCTTCTGAGAAACTTTCACCTTTTGCTGGAGATGCAATTAAAATAGGGCAATCTTATCTTTTGCGTGTAGCTGAGCTTGCTAAGGAAGGGAAACTCGAGAAATTAAAGAATGTTGTCAACGGAAAATTTCCGAAGATCAAAGGATCTGCCAGCACAAGGGAGAAACGTTTCGATAATGCGAATAATCTTGCGGCTTTGTTGTTTGATATAGATGAATCAACCTCTGCCAAGGCTAAAAAGTCTTTGGAGGAGAGGATCGGAAATGTTGAGGATCGAATGTCTGAAGTAATGGAAGCAATTGTTAAAGATGGCGAGCATTCTTTTGCTGAGAAAATGGTAGTTAGCAAAATCGCAAGAACTGAATTTGAATCGCAATTAAAAATGCTTCGTCGAATGGTGAAATGTTGTGAAGACTATGATCGAAGAGTTGAAAAAATTAAACAAAAAAATGAGAGTTTACTACTTCCTTCGTTCGAAGAGGAGTATCAACGAGTTGCTAATGAACAGCTGTATGGTTCGGGCAGTCATCAAACGATCCAGCGAATTGGCAGCATTCTTCAGGTCTTGAAAGAGGTAGAGATCTCTTCTGGTGAGGTAGAGATCTCTTCAGGTGAGGAAAAAATGCAAAAAAGAGAGGTGTCCGATGTTGAGGAGTTGCCTCAAAAAACTGTAGGAGATGTGTATGGGGAGCTTTTTGAGAATCCTCCCGATGACTTGAAAGATGCCGTAGAGTCTCTTTTAAAGGGGGAAATAGAGCTTTATACGCAAAAAGCTGCGCAAAAAAAAGAGATTGAAAAATTAGAGAAGTTGATCGGAGAGACTCCAGAACCTGAAAAAATAAAAAAAGTTGTCACACCTGAAGAGGGGAAGCATGCCATTTTGGGAGATGCGCGCCTCCATGATTATCAACGCTACTATACGGTTTCTTCTATCGATCCTTCGGAAATCAGCGAGGAGGTGTTTGATCGGCTGGCAAAAAGCGGTGAGAAGGCTGTCAAAAGGCTTGCTGATGTTTATCGGAAGGATATGAGGGCCTATAAAGCGGATCTAAGGGCAATTAAGATCACTCGAGGGCAGGCAAAAAAATTGCGGGCGCATTTGGTTGATCAAAAGGAGGAACTGGAATCTCGTAAAAGCCGCCTGAGAAAGGATTTATTGCAGCAGGTGGAACGTTTTAACACGCCTGCCGGTACCTTAATGATGAGAAGGCTGACAGGGAAGGCTGCCAAGCCGAATCTGGATTACCTTATCAATTTGTGGAGAAGAGGGGAGTTAACAAAACAGCCTTGGGATGAAAATCCATTGAAGCAGCTGGGAATCGGTAGAATGGAAGAAGCGGAACTTGTTAAGCTTGATGTGTTGATCACGTCCTATTTGGATGTTTCGACAACATTGCAGCATATGGATAACGTGGTCCACTCAGTCGATGCCTACATTGCCACTTGCGGCTCCAGAAGTTCCAATGAGGGGGATCAGCAGATTGCTCAAGCTCTTGTTCAGTCATTAGAAGCAAAACGGAATTACACGCTGTTTGTACCGAAAAGGGCAATAACGATTACAGATCTCGCAATGGTTTTGCACGTCTCTGATATCAAAAAGCATTTGGAAACGCAGCTTGATGGAAAAGAGTCTCGTTTGGCAGGTCAATTGCGAAAGTTGGATCCAGTTAAGAATAAAGAAGACATCATAGATCTTTTCGCCAACCCGGATCATCACAAGGTTTTAAGAGAGATCTTAGAAGAGGATAAGGGGCTGACAAACCTTGTTTTATCTAAAGGCAGCGATCCCGATTTTCGAAATTTATTGTTTATGGAGCACACAGACCGCATTATCCTAAGATCGGAGCAGATTTCTACCATAAGAGAGATGATCGATGATCCCAATGCGGCTAGGCAGCTCATTATGGGGGCAGGAAAATCAAAAGTTCTTTCTCCACTTCTGGCTTACGGAAAAGCAACAGGAACTAACCTTGTGATGCTTATGCTTCCCGAGGCGCTTTATGAGACGAATTGCCGTGATTTGGACGCAACCAATCGCGAGTTGTTTGGTCAAAAGATTTTCCGTTTTGAATTTAACCGGCACAGCGACCGCAGTGTCGAGGCACTGCAAGAGACTTACATCCAATTATTAGAAACTGTGAGAAATAAAGGGTTTGTTCCGACAACTAAAAGCAGCATGCTAAGTTTTCGAAATGCCTACTTTGAGCTGTTAAATCAGTTATCGCAGATTCCTCTTGAACAAAGGTATATTCAAGAAGAGAAAATCTCGGAAATCATGGGGCAGTTAAGAATCATGAGCAAGATCATGAAGTTGTTCCATGATCGAACCGATGTCTTAGCTGATGAGATTGATGCATGCCTGGATGTGAGAAAAGAGGTGAATTTCGCCCTTGGGGAACCTCAGAAGATCAATCCAACGATCTATCAGACAGGCAGTGAGCTGATGGAGATTTTGCTCAACGCGGACGAGGGAACACCGCTTGGGGAGTTGAAAACGGCTCTGCTCAATAATACCAATGCTTCCATTCCTCCCGAACGTCTTCATGAATTAATGAAGGCGTTAGGAGGAGCTTATTACGATGAGAACGGGGAAGCATTAGGGAAAATAGGGAGAAATGAATTTATCCAATATCTTTTTGATGATGATTCACTTAAAGGAGAAATCCCCCAATTTATCCGGAGTCTGGAAGCGCAAAATCCTGAAATGTATCAAAAGGTGGCTGCAGCAAAGGCCTTTTTGCATCGGGGGTATGGAAATACATTGTCTCGAATAGGAAATGTCAATTACGGAAGAGATCCAGGAAGTATATGGACGATTCCCTATAAAGCCAGCATGGCGCCAAGTGTTGGATCTGAATTTGACGATACTGTGGAAAGAATCAGCTTCACGCTGCAGGATTATGTGCTATATGGCGTTTCCTATGAACAGGTGTATAAGGCAGTGGCTGCTTTACACAATATGGCAATACAGCAGCTGCGGGCAGCGAATATCGATCAAACGATCAATATAGATGAAACTGATGCGGGAAAAGAGTTTAAAGAATTGATGAAAAAATTGGATCTTGAGGGGGTTTTTGGAAAAGATCCAAGTCTTGCAGCATTTGCCGCGGAAGAAAAGGTGGAAGCGCTTAAAAATGTGATCAATCAATCGCCTTTAGGAAGATTGTCCTTTGCCAGCAGGTATGTCCTTTCAGAGATGACGCAGGCTCCCAATCGCGTAAACTCTGTGTCTAATGATGCGCCGGCAATGGTGAGAAGTTTTTCCGGATTTACAGGCACTCCATGGAATCTGCACACGTTTCATGATAAAATCCAGGCGGAACGGAGTCCCGGAACAGATGGGCGCACCTGGGCTCTTTTATTGGAAAGAAACGTCAAAGTGAAGACGTTTGTTTATGATCCCAAGAAGCCGATGGAATCTCTGATTGATGGAGCCGGAATTGTCTCAGAGCATTATCAAGCAACGATTGATACTGGCGCCTATCTTAGAGGGCAGACCAATGTGGATTATGTCACGGCTTGCTTGAAAAAGGCTGAGGCTGAAGGGTTGGAAGGGCAATCCGGGGTCTATTTTGATGAATCTGGAAAGATTGTGAAAAAAATGGGATCCGAAGGCAAGCCGCTGCCGATTGAGGTTGCCGAGCAAGGAGATTTGATGCAGTGCCACACTTTGTATGACCAAGCTCATACTGTAGGTGCTGATATCAAACAAGGACGCAAAGCAAAGGCTATCGTCACAGTGGGTGAAACAACATTTGTGAGAGATCTGTTTCAAGCGGTCTGGAGATTGAGGCAGCTTCATGAAGAGCAGGATATCGATATTGTTGTTTCAGAAGATGTGAAAAAGCTGATTCTGGGAGATGAAGATAATCGAGATTTAACGATCGAGGATATTTTAGCGTTTTGTTTGACAAACGAAGCAAGGCGGGAGTCTGAGGATAATTTCCGTGCTGAGAAAGGTAAAATTCAAGGAAGGCCTTCTCAAGAAATCTTGAAAAGCTGTGCAGAGATCATTGTTGATGAGAAAAATTCGGATGATGACATTCACCGGATAGCCTCTGTCTTAGGCAGAGCATTAACCAAGCGGCGTCCTCAGGATGAAATTTTTGATGAATATGCTCAGGTGCGCATTCAAGAAGATCCATCTAAGATTTTGGAAAAAACCAGGGAAAATACCGCGCAGAAAGCACAAGAAATGGCGGAGGCTCTTGGAAAGAAAGCCTCATCAAAACTAGCTGGCCAATTAAAAAAAATCTCTAAAGAAATTAGGGATAGGAAAGATCCTCCATCAGATTGGATGCCGGATCAGATCGATAGCGCTGCAGTGGAGGGTGGGCAGCAGGTGGAAGTAGAAGCGGTTGCTGAAGTGGAAATGGAACAAATGGTGCAACTTGATGCAGAAGTTAAGGGAGAAGTCGCTATACAGGCAGAAAAAGTGATTCAAGCTGGAAAACCTGTCTCTGAAGGTTCAGGTGGAACGGTTAGCCCTGTCACAAAGGATAATCTCATAGATCTCTCTTTGAGAGGATTTGTTTCAGGTAATCTTCGCCAGATGTCGGCGACAATCGGAGCTTTTGATCCTGAAATTTATGTTTCTTCCGGAGTAGAGAGGCAAATGGTGAAATCTGATCATGCCGAAAAATATCAAGTGGAAAACAGTTTAGATTTTGATCGGGTCGCTAATACAATTTTTTACACTTATCGAAAAACTGTG